A single region of the Fimbriimonadaceae bacterium genome encodes:
- a CDS encoding MBL fold metallo-hydrolase — MFAKLRFAAILLVAVIAGFWLGWRPSSPKPTRLIFFSVGQGDCALFQHDGLNILIDAGPANEYSDAGRTLLYPQLRDLGVNRIDLVLLSHPDNDHIGGLVSLSKRIEVRVVAVPRHFKEHKTLQDVLSRSRISDRNILWIARSMQMQSGEWQLRFVSPSFDQGDNDNQGSMFVWLGNGKSSAVFSGDADMFTEATMLKRGNWKAQVMKGGHHGSKFSTGPEWLKAVQPRYVIFTCGRNNSYGHPSAEAVTRAEKAGAKVLRTDRDGTITFEAGERGFEIVGR, encoded by the coding sequence GTGTTCGCCAAGCTTAGATTCGCCGCGATCCTACTGGTTGCGGTCATTGCCGGGTTTTGGCTTGGCTGGCGCCCCTCATCTCCGAAGCCCACTCGCCTGATCTTCTTCTCCGTGGGGCAAGGGGATTGCGCACTGTTTCAGCACGATGGATTGAATATTCTGATCGACGCTGGCCCTGCCAATGAGTATTCAGATGCTGGAAGGACGTTGCTGTATCCGCAGTTGCGGGACCTTGGAGTCAATCGAATTGACCTCGTTCTCCTTTCACACCCCGACAACGACCATATCGGCGGCCTTGTGAGCCTCTCAAAGCGGATTGAGGTTCGTGTCGTGGCAGTTCCCAGGCACTTTAAGGAGCACAAGACGCTGCAAGATGTGTTGTCTCGAAGTCGAATCTCCGACCGAAACATCTTATGGATAGCACGCTCAATGCAGATGCAATCGGGAGAGTGGCAACTTCGGTTTGTCTCGCCTTCGTTTGATCAAGGCGACAACGATAATCAAGGCTCAATGTTCGTCTGGCTTGGCAATGGAAAGTCGTCGGCAGTCTTCAGTGGTGACGCTGATATGTTCACGGAGGCGACGATGCTGAAGAGGGGAAATTGGAAAGCCCAGGTGATGAAAGGCGGCCATCACGGAAGCAAGTTCTCAACCGGCCCAGAATGGCTCAAAGCAGTTCAGCCAAGGTATGTAATCTTCACATGCGGGCGGAACAATAGCTACGGTCACCCTTCGGCGGAGGCGGTTACTCGAGCAGAAAAGGCCGGGGCAAAGGTTTTGCGCACGGATCGGGATGGGACGATTACTTTTGAGGCCGGAGAAAGAGGGTTTGAGATCGTGGGGCGGTGA